A DNA window from Methylobacterium sp. NMS14P contains the following coding sequences:
- the tkt gene encoding transketolase: MPDTPDATLTARMADAIRFLALDAIERAGDGHPGAPLGCAEIAVALFTRHLRCKPDDPVWPDRDRFVLSNGHGSMLLYAALHLAGYAGLPMEQIRRFRELGSHTHGHPEIAPELGIEATTGPLGQGIANAVGMAVAEAKLAATFGPDLVDHRTYALVGDGCLQEGIAHEVISLAGHLRLGKLTFLWDDNRITDDGATDLSISEDVRARFRAADWQVIDADGHDVEAVSAAIGLAQGDPRPSLIACRTVIGRGLPRLEGQRGAHGGRVFAGDCAEARAARDWDHPPFTVPDDVTAAWRAGVSGRNRDGYATWMARRAALPDQVRAAFDRVSEARLPEGWHGQLRALRDGFAEAGAARPSIEVSADIVAALSDSIPELFSGAPDLEGPTKHKGDFRAFTARDRSGRYLHYGIREHAMGSMMNGIAAHRGLVPVGATYLVFSDYMRPSLRMAALMNLPVITVYSHDSIAIGRNGPTHQPVEYLASLRAIPNMLVLRPADAVETAECWEMALANRTGPTSLICSRQALPALQRPSGGENRSARGAYVLADASGPRRVTLIATGSEVALALEARERLQAEGVPTAVVSMPSWEAFAAQERAYRESVIPRDAVRVAVEAALRFGWDRWIGEDGGFVGMTGFGASGAPEDLFRHFGITAEAVAEAARTRLS, from the coding sequence ATGCCCGACACGCCCGATGCCACGCTCACGGCCCGGATGGCCGACGCGATCCGCTTCCTCGCCCTCGACGCGATCGAGCGGGCGGGAGACGGCCATCCCGGTGCCCCGCTGGGCTGCGCCGAGATCGCCGTGGCGCTGTTCACGCGCCATCTGCGCTGCAAACCGGACGACCCGGTCTGGCCCGACCGCGACCGCTTCGTGCTGTCGAACGGCCACGGTTCCATGCTGCTCTACGCGGCCCTCCACCTCGCCGGCTATGCCGGCTTGCCGATGGAGCAGATCCGGCGGTTCCGCGAACTCGGCTCACACACCCACGGCCATCCGGAGATCGCGCCCGAACTCGGCATCGAGGCGACCACCGGCCCCCTCGGCCAGGGCATCGCCAACGCCGTCGGCATGGCGGTGGCCGAGGCCAAGCTCGCGGCGACCTTCGGTCCCGACCTGGTCGATCACCGCACCTACGCCCTCGTCGGCGACGGCTGCCTGCAGGAGGGCATCGCCCACGAGGTGATCTCCCTCGCGGGTCATCTGCGCCTGGGCAAGCTGACCTTCCTGTGGGACGACAATCGCATCACCGACGACGGCGCCACCGACCTGTCGATCTCGGAGGACGTCCGCGCGCGCTTCCGCGCCGCCGACTGGCAGGTGATCGACGCGGACGGGCACGACGTCGAGGCGGTCTCGGCGGCGATCGGGCTCGCCCAGGGCGACCCGCGCCCGAGCCTGATCGCCTGCCGGACCGTGATCGGCCGCGGCCTGCCGCGCCTCGAGGGCCAGCGCGGGGCCCATGGCGGGCGCGTCTTCGCCGGCGACTGCGCCGAGGCGCGGGCCGCCCGGGACTGGGATCACCCACCCTTCACCGTGCCCGACGACGTCACCGCGGCGTGGCGGGCAGGCGTCTCCGGGCGCAATCGCGACGGCTACGCGACCTGGATGGCGCGCCGGGCGGCGCTCCCGGATCAGGTGCGGGCCGCGTTCGACCGAGTGAGCGAGGCGCGTCTCCCGGAGGGCTGGCACGGGCAGCTCCGCGCGCTGCGCGACGGCTTCGCCGAGGCGGGGGCGGCCCGCCCGAGCATCGAGGTCTCCGCGGATATCGTCGCCGCCCTGTCCGATTCCATCCCCGAGCTGTTCTCGGGCGCGCCGGATCTCGAGGGGCCGACGAAGCACAAGGGCGACTTCCGCGCCTTCACGGCTCGGGACCGGTCCGGCCGCTACCTGCATTACGGCATCCGCGAGCACGCCATGGGCTCGATGATGAACGGCATCGCGGCCCATCGCGGCCTGGTGCCGGTGGGCGCGACCTACCTGGTCTTCTCCGACTACATGCGCCCGTCCCTGCGCATGGCGGCGCTGATGAACCTGCCGGTCATCACGGTCTACAGCCACGATTCGATCGCGATCGGCCGCAACGGCCCGACCCATCAGCCGGTCGAGTACCTCGCGTCATTGCGCGCCATCCCCAACATGCTGGTGCTGCGGCCGGCCGACGCGGTGGAGACCGCGGAGTGCTGGGAGATGGCCCTGGCCAACCGGACCGGCCCGACATCGCTCATCTGCTCGCGCCAGGCGCTGCCGGCCCTGCAGCGGCCGAGCGGCGGGGAGAATCGCAGCGCGCGGGGCGCCTACGTCCTGGCGGACGCCTCGGGTCCGCGGCGGGTGACGCTGATCGCGACCGGGTCGGAGGTCGCGCTGGCGCTCGAGGCCCGAGAGAGGCTGCAGGCGGAGGGCGTGCCGACCGCGGTCGTTTCCATGCCCTCCTGGGAGGCCTTCGCCGCGCAGGAGCGCGCGTATCGTGAGAGCGTCATCCCGCGGGACGCGGTGCGGGTCGCGGTCGAGGCGGCTCTGCGCTTCGGCTGGGATCGCTGGATCGGCGAGGATGGCGGCTTCGTCGGGATGACCGGCTTCGGCGCGTCGGGCGCGCCGGAAGACCTGTTCCGCCACTTCGGCATCACCGCCGAGGCGGTGGCGGAGGCCGCGCGGACGCGCCTGAGCTGA